One Eleginops maclovinus isolate JMC-PN-2008 ecotype Puerto Natales chromosome 22, JC_Emac_rtc_rv5, whole genome shotgun sequence DNA segment encodes these proteins:
- the LOC134858614 gene encoding uncharacterized protein LOC134858614 has product MAEEPPENPEGSRWAKRTLGLGTVDPPLKTCGEHPLSSPPNHSRGGNSNPPPPKTKTPNHPLPTPQPPNKKPPPFFPSNTTPQTPPTHPPHSTKPKNTKKSPTPQTTSNHPNQSQNPTKNQSHTPRPHPSPNPKTQPPKTHLPPQNHPTNHHKLPTQPPHQNKPKDPNPTKKPQNPTHPSLPQTTHPKTTPHHSFHEHQPHQPKRAPSPKPKNPTPNPHKTRGDSTPPKNGTPRNPPQNGKGDMKGGP; this is encoded by the exons ATGGCAGAAGAGCCGCCAGAAAATCCTGAAGGCTCCCGATGGGCGAAGCGAACCCTGGGGCTGGGGACAGTCGACCCCCCTCTAAAGACCTGTGGGGAACACCCCCTGA GCTCTCCCCCCAACCACTCCCGGGGGGGAAAttccaacccccccccaccaaaaACCAAAACCCCCAACCACCCCCTCCCCACACCCCAACCCCCCAACAAAAAACCCCCACCTTTTTTCCCATCCAACACAACCCCCCAAACCCCACCAACCCACCCACCACACTccacaaaaccaaaaaacacaaaaaaatcccCAACCCCCCAAACCACCTCCAACCACCCCAACCAATCCCAAAACCCAACAAAAAACCAAAGCCACACACCCAGGCCACACCCCTCCCCCAACCCAAAAACCCAACCACCAAAAACCCATCTCCCACCCCAAAACCACCCAACCAACCACCACAAACTCCCAACCCAACCACCCcaccaaaataaaccaaaagacCCCAACCCAaccaaaaaaccccaaaacccaacccacccctccctcccccaaACCACCCACCCCAAAACCACCCCACACCACTCATTCCACGAACACCAACCACACCAACCCAAGCGGGCCCCCTCCCCAAAACCCAAAAACCCCACCCCAAACCCCCACAAAACCCGGGGGGACAGCACCCCTCCAAAAAACGGTACCCCGAGGAACCCGCCCCAAAACGGGAAAGGGGACATGAAGGGAGGCCCCTGA
- the LOC134858679 gene encoding NLR family CARD domain-containing protein 3-like isoform X1 — translation MKRSQQREETPEPSCVSLKSDQSFGRLIDFKDGSRSSDPVEDQQSSEVPRGQSAQQHQTEMDSIFMLLEDNIITFVKSELKKIQKTLRSDYPEYLESQREDEEVLDGEDEEQRRSSREAFLRITLHLLRSMKQEELAERLQSRSASGVCQRKLKSSLKEKFQCVFEGIAKAGNPTLLNQIYTELYITEGGAAEVNEEHEVRQIETASRKPDRPETPIRQEELFKASPGRDAPIRAVLTKGVAGIGKTVLTQKFTLDWAEGKAHQDIQFTFPFTFRELNVLGENQYSLVGLVHHFFPETRDAGICSFDQFPVVFIFDGLDECRLPLDFHNTEVLTDVTESTSVDVLLTNLIRGRLLPSARLWITTRPAAANQIPPECVDLVTEVRGFTDPQKEEYFRKRFRDQEQAGTIISHIKTSRSLHIMCHIPVFCWISATVLEEVLKTREGGELPKTLTEMYIHFLVVQSKVKNIKYDGGAETDPHWSPESREMMESLGKLSFEQLQKGHLIFYESDLTECGIGIRAASVYSGVFTQVFREERGLYQDQVFCFVHLSLQEFLAALHVHLTFIKSGVNLLSEEPTTSRLLKFFRDKPKLTHLYQSAVDQALQSPNGHLDLFLRFLLGLSLQTNQELLRGLLTETGSSSETNQETVQYIKKKMDEDLSAERSINLFHCLNELKDRSLVDQIQQSLSSGRFSTDDLSPAEWSALVFILLSSGEDLDVFDLKKYSASEEALLRLLPVVKASRKALLSDCNLSERSCAALSSVLSSQSSSLRELDLRNNDLQDSGVKLLSAGLQSPLCTLETLRLSGCQVSEEGCVSLASALRSNPSHLRELDLSYNHPGDSGEKLLSAGLEDPLWRLETLWMEPGGVRWLRPGLRKYSCGLTLDSNTAHRKLRLSDNNRKGTRVREEQPYPDHPERFHYWKQLMCREALTGRCYWEVEWRGKVYISVTYRGTRRRGDMENCVFGHSDQSWSLKCSDGGYSVRHNISKTLISSSSSSSSSSSPSSSSSSSGRVAVYLDCPAGSLSFFRVSSDSLIHLHTFRTKFTEPLYAGFGFGLSPGSSVSLCPLQEEESLPVPEASSLLPR, via the exons ATGAAAAG AtcccagcagagagaggagactcCTGAACCCAGCTGTGTGTCCCTGAAGAGTGATCAGTCTTTTGGTCGTCTGATTGACTTCAAAGATGGAAGCCGTTCTTCTGACCCGGT AGAGGACCAGCAGAGCTCAGAGGTTCCCAGAGGGCAGTCTGCCCAGCAGCATCAGACGGAGATGGACTCCATCTTTATG CTGCTGGAGGACAACATCATCACTTTTGTGAAGAGCGAGCTGAAGAAGATCCAGAAGACTCTGAGATCAGATTACCCAGAATACTTAGAGAGTCaaagggaggatgaggaggtgTTGGACGGTGAGGatgaagagcagaggaggagcagcagagaggcatTTCTGAGGATCACACTGCACCTCCTGAGGAGCatgaagcaggaggagctggctgAGCGTCTGCAGAGCA GAAGTGCTTCTGGAGTCTGTCAGCGTAAACTCAAGTCCTCCCTGAAGGAGAagttccagtgtgtgtttgagggcattgctaaagcaggaaacCCAACCCTTCTGAACCAGATCTACACAGAGCTCTACATCACAGAGGGGGGGGCTGCAGAGGTCAATGAGGAACATGAGGTCAGACAGATTGAAACAGCATCCAGGAAACCAGACAGACCAGAAACCCCCATCAGACAAGAAGAGCTCTTTAAAGCCTCACCTGGAAGAGAtgcaccaatcagagcagtgcTGACAAAGGGAGTGGCTGGCATTGGGAAAACAGTCCTAACTCAGAAGTTCACTCTGGACTGGGCTGAAGGCAAAGCCCACCAGGACATCCAGTTCACATTCCCATTCACCTTCAGAGAGCTGAATGTGCTGGGAGAGAACCAGTACAGCTTGGTGGGACTTGTTCATCACTTCTTCCCTGAAACCAGAGACGCAGGAATCTGCAGCTTTGATCAGTTCCCGGTTGTGTTCATCTTTGACGGTCTGGATGAGTGTCGACTTCCTCTGGACTTCCACAACACTGAGGTCCTGACTGATGTCACAGAGTCCACCTCAGTGGATGTGCTGCTGACAAACCTCATCAGGGGGAGGCTGCTTCCCTCTGCTCGCCTCTGGATAACCACACGACCTGCGGCAGCCAATCAGATCCCTCCTGAGTGTGTGGACTTGGTGACAGAGGTCCGAGGGTTCACTGACCcccagaaggaggagtactTCAGGAAGAGGTTCAGAGATCAGGAGCAGGCCGGCACCATCATCTCCCACATCAAGACCTCACGAAGCCTCCACATCATGTGCCACATCCCAGTCTTCTGCTGGATCTCTGCTACAGTTCTGGAGGAGGTGCTGAAGaccagagagggaggagagctgCCCAAGACCCTGACTGAGATGTACATCCACTTCCTGGTGGTTCAGTCTAAAGTGAAGAACATCAAGTATGATGGAGGAGCTGAGACAGATCCACACTGGAGTCCAGAGAGCAGGGAGATGATGGAGTCTCTGGGAAAACTGTCTTttgagcagctgcagaaaggCCACCTGATCTTCTATGAGTCCGACCTGACAGAGTGTGGCATCGGTATCAGAGCAGcctcagtgtactcaggagtgTTCACACAGGTCTTtagggaggagagaggactgTACCAGGACCAGGTGTTCTGCTTCGTCCATCTGAGCCTTCAGGAGTTTCTGGCTGCTCTTCATGTCCATCTGACCTTCATCAAGTCTGGAGTCAACCTGCTGTCAGAAGAACCAACAACCTCCAGGCTGCTTAAATTCTTCAGAGACAAACCCAAACTAACACATCTCTACCAGAGTGCTGTGGACCAGGCCTTACAGAGTCCAAACGGACACCTGGACTTGTTCCTCCGCTTCCTCCTGGGTCTCTCACTGCAGACCAATCAGGAACTCCTACGAGGCCTGctgacagaaacaggaagtagctcAGAGACCAATCAGGAAACAGTCCAGTACATCAAGAAGAAGATGGATGAGGAtctgtctgcagagaggagcatCAACCTGTTCCACTGTCTGAATGAACTGAAGGATCGTTCTCTGGTTGATCAGATCCAACAGTCCCTGAGTTCAGGACGTTTCTCCACAGATGATCTGTCTCCTGCTGAGTGGTCAGCTCTGGTCTTCATCTTACTGTCATCAGGAGAAGATCTGGACGTGTTTGACCTGAAGAAATACTCTGCTTCAGAGGAGGCTCTCCTGAGGCTGCTGCCAGTGGTCAAAGCCTCCAGGAAGGCTCT ACTGAGTGACTGTAACCTGTCAGAGAGAAGCTGTGCAGCTCTGTCCTCAGTCCTCAGCTCCCAGTCCTCTagtctgagagagctggacctgaggaACAAcgacctgcaggattcaggagtgaagctgctgtctgctggactgCAGAGTCCACTCTGTACTCTGGAGACTCTCAG gctgTCAGGCTGTCAGGTCTCAGAGGAAGGCTGTGTTTCTCTGGCTTCAGCTCTGAGATCCAACCCCTCCCAcctgagagagctggacctgagctACAATCATCCAGGAGACTCAGGAGagaagctgctgtctgctggactggAGGATCCCCTCTGGAGACTGGAGACCCTCTG GATGGAGCCTGGTGGAGTCCGATGGTTGAGACCCGGTCTGAGGAAGT attcctGTGGACTCACACTCGACtcaaacacagcacacagaaAACTCAGACTGTCTGACAACAACAGGAAGGGGACACGTGTGAGAGAGGAGCAGCCATATCCTGATCATCCAGAGAGGTTTCACTACTGGAAACAGCTGATGTGTAGAGAAGCTCTGACTGGTCGCTGTTACTGGGAGGTCGAGTGGAGAGGAAAGGTTTATATATCAGTGACTTACAGAGGAaccaggaggagaggagacatgGAGAACTGTGTGTTTGGACATAGTGATCAGTCCTGGAGTCTGAAATGCTCTGATGGTGGTTACTCTGTGAGGCACAATATCAGTAAAACActcatctcttcctcctcctcctcctcctcctcctcctccccctcctcctcctcctcctcctctggtagAGTAGCAGTGTATCTGGATTGTCCTGCTGGCTCTCTGTCCTTCTTCAGAGTCTCCTCTGACTCACTGATCCACCTCCACACCTTCAGAACCAAATTCACTGAACCTCTCTATGCTGGGTTTGGGTTTGGGCTCAGTCCTGGttcctcagtgtctctgtgtcctctgcaggaggaagagtCTCTTCCTGTTCCAGAAGCTTCCTCCCTGCTGCCCAGATAG
- the LOC134858679 gene encoding NLR family CARD domain-containing protein 3-like isoform X2, whose amino-acid sequence MKRSQQREETPEPSCVSLKSDQSFGRLIDFKDGSRSSDPVEDQQSSEVPRGQSAQQHQTEMDSIFMLLEDNIITFVKSELKKIQKTLRSDYPEYLESQREDEEVLDGEDEEQRRSSREAFLRITLHLLRSMKQEELAERLQSRSASGVCQRKLKSSLKEKFQCVFEGIAKAGNPTLLNQIYTELYITEGGAAEVNEEHEVRQIETASRKPDRPETPIRQEELFKASPGRDAPIRAVLTKGVAGIGKTVLTQKFTLDWAEGKAHQDIQFTFPFTFRELNVLGENQYSLVGLVHHFFPETRDAGICSFDQFPVVFIFDGLDECRLPLDFHNTEVLTDVTESTSVDVLLTNLIRGRLLPSARLWITTRPAAANQIPPECVDLVTEVRGFTDPQKEEYFRKRFRDQEQAGTIISHIKTSRSLHIMCHIPVFCWISATVLEEVLKTREGGELPKTLTEMYIHFLVVQSKVKNIKYDGGAETDPHWSPESREMMESLGKLSFEQLQKGHLIFYESDLTECGIGIRAASVYSGVFTQVFREERGLYQDQVFCFVHLSLQEFLAALHVHLTFIKSGVNLLSEEPTTSRLLKFFRDKPKLTHLYQSAVDQALQSPNGHLDLFLRFLLGLSLQTNQELLRGLLTETGSSSETNQETVQYIKKKMDEDLSAERSINLFHCLNELKDRSLVDQIQQSLSSGRFSTDDLSPAEWSALVFILLSSGEDLDVFDLKKYSASEEALLRLLPVVKASRKALLSDCNLSERSCAALSSVLSSQSSSLRELDLRNNDLQDSGVKLLSAGLQSPLCTLETLRMEPGGVRWLRPGLRKYSCGLTLDSNTAHRKLRLSDNNRKGTRVREEQPYPDHPERFHYWKQLMCREALTGRCYWEVEWRGKVYISVTYRGTRRRGDMENCVFGHSDQSWSLKCSDGGYSVRHNISKTLISSSSSSSSSSSPSSSSSSSGRVAVYLDCPAGSLSFFRVSSDSLIHLHTFRTKFTEPLYAGFGFGLSPGSSVSLCPLQEEESLPVPEASSLLPR is encoded by the exons ATGAAAAG AtcccagcagagagaggagactcCTGAACCCAGCTGTGTGTCCCTGAAGAGTGATCAGTCTTTTGGTCGTCTGATTGACTTCAAAGATGGAAGCCGTTCTTCTGACCCGGT AGAGGACCAGCAGAGCTCAGAGGTTCCCAGAGGGCAGTCTGCCCAGCAGCATCAGACGGAGATGGACTCCATCTTTATG CTGCTGGAGGACAACATCATCACTTTTGTGAAGAGCGAGCTGAAGAAGATCCAGAAGACTCTGAGATCAGATTACCCAGAATACTTAGAGAGTCaaagggaggatgaggaggtgTTGGACGGTGAGGatgaagagcagaggaggagcagcagagaggcatTTCTGAGGATCACACTGCACCTCCTGAGGAGCatgaagcaggaggagctggctgAGCGTCTGCAGAGCA GAAGTGCTTCTGGAGTCTGTCAGCGTAAACTCAAGTCCTCCCTGAAGGAGAagttccagtgtgtgtttgagggcattgctaaagcaggaaacCCAACCCTTCTGAACCAGATCTACACAGAGCTCTACATCACAGAGGGGGGGGCTGCAGAGGTCAATGAGGAACATGAGGTCAGACAGATTGAAACAGCATCCAGGAAACCAGACAGACCAGAAACCCCCATCAGACAAGAAGAGCTCTTTAAAGCCTCACCTGGAAGAGAtgcaccaatcagagcagtgcTGACAAAGGGAGTGGCTGGCATTGGGAAAACAGTCCTAACTCAGAAGTTCACTCTGGACTGGGCTGAAGGCAAAGCCCACCAGGACATCCAGTTCACATTCCCATTCACCTTCAGAGAGCTGAATGTGCTGGGAGAGAACCAGTACAGCTTGGTGGGACTTGTTCATCACTTCTTCCCTGAAACCAGAGACGCAGGAATCTGCAGCTTTGATCAGTTCCCGGTTGTGTTCATCTTTGACGGTCTGGATGAGTGTCGACTTCCTCTGGACTTCCACAACACTGAGGTCCTGACTGATGTCACAGAGTCCACCTCAGTGGATGTGCTGCTGACAAACCTCATCAGGGGGAGGCTGCTTCCCTCTGCTCGCCTCTGGATAACCACACGACCTGCGGCAGCCAATCAGATCCCTCCTGAGTGTGTGGACTTGGTGACAGAGGTCCGAGGGTTCACTGACCcccagaaggaggagtactTCAGGAAGAGGTTCAGAGATCAGGAGCAGGCCGGCACCATCATCTCCCACATCAAGACCTCACGAAGCCTCCACATCATGTGCCACATCCCAGTCTTCTGCTGGATCTCTGCTACAGTTCTGGAGGAGGTGCTGAAGaccagagagggaggagagctgCCCAAGACCCTGACTGAGATGTACATCCACTTCCTGGTGGTTCAGTCTAAAGTGAAGAACATCAAGTATGATGGAGGAGCTGAGACAGATCCACACTGGAGTCCAGAGAGCAGGGAGATGATGGAGTCTCTGGGAAAACTGTCTTttgagcagctgcagaaaggCCACCTGATCTTCTATGAGTCCGACCTGACAGAGTGTGGCATCGGTATCAGAGCAGcctcagtgtactcaggagtgTTCACACAGGTCTTtagggaggagagaggactgTACCAGGACCAGGTGTTCTGCTTCGTCCATCTGAGCCTTCAGGAGTTTCTGGCTGCTCTTCATGTCCATCTGACCTTCATCAAGTCTGGAGTCAACCTGCTGTCAGAAGAACCAACAACCTCCAGGCTGCTTAAATTCTTCAGAGACAAACCCAAACTAACACATCTCTACCAGAGTGCTGTGGACCAGGCCTTACAGAGTCCAAACGGACACCTGGACTTGTTCCTCCGCTTCCTCCTGGGTCTCTCACTGCAGACCAATCAGGAACTCCTACGAGGCCTGctgacagaaacaggaagtagctcAGAGACCAATCAGGAAACAGTCCAGTACATCAAGAAGAAGATGGATGAGGAtctgtctgcagagaggagcatCAACCTGTTCCACTGTCTGAATGAACTGAAGGATCGTTCTCTGGTTGATCAGATCCAACAGTCCCTGAGTTCAGGACGTTTCTCCACAGATGATCTGTCTCCTGCTGAGTGGTCAGCTCTGGTCTTCATCTTACTGTCATCAGGAGAAGATCTGGACGTGTTTGACCTGAAGAAATACTCTGCTTCAGAGGAGGCTCTCCTGAGGCTGCTGCCAGTGGTCAAAGCCTCCAGGAAGGCTCT ACTGAGTGACTGTAACCTGTCAGAGAGAAGCTGTGCAGCTCTGTCCTCAGTCCTCAGCTCCCAGTCCTCTagtctgagagagctggacctgaggaACAAcgacctgcaggattcaggagtgaagctgctgtctgctggactgCAGAGTCCACTCTGTACTCTGGAGACTCTCAG GATGGAGCCTGGTGGAGTCCGATGGTTGAGACCCGGTCTGAGGAAGT attcctGTGGACTCACACTCGACtcaaacacagcacacagaaAACTCAGACTGTCTGACAACAACAGGAAGGGGACACGTGTGAGAGAGGAGCAGCCATATCCTGATCATCCAGAGAGGTTTCACTACTGGAAACAGCTGATGTGTAGAGAAGCTCTGACTGGTCGCTGTTACTGGGAGGTCGAGTGGAGAGGAAAGGTTTATATATCAGTGACTTACAGAGGAaccaggaggagaggagacatgGAGAACTGTGTGTTTGGACATAGTGATCAGTCCTGGAGTCTGAAATGCTCTGATGGTGGTTACTCTGTGAGGCACAATATCAGTAAAACActcatctcttcctcctcctcctcctcctcctcctcctccccctcctcctcctcctcctcctctggtagAGTAGCAGTGTATCTGGATTGTCCTGCTGGCTCTCTGTCCTTCTTCAGAGTCTCCTCTGACTCACTGATCCACCTCCACACCTTCAGAACCAAATTCACTGAACCTCTCTATGCTGGGTTTGGGTTTGGGCTCAGTCCTGGttcctcagtgtctctgtgtcctctgcaggaggaagagtCTCTTCCTGTTCCAGAAGCTTCCTCCCTGCTGCCCAGATAG
- the supt3h gene encoding transcription initiation protein SPT3 homolog translates to MSSPMASSSKERPANRTSFIPELQSMMFALGDARRPLQETAALVEDIVHTQLITMLHQACEGACLRGSRVISAEDILFLTRRDKRKVWRLLKYLQFRDYKSKLLKSLEDEEPQQEAGGAGGTGGGGGPNQRRQRLAQDFLMWMDQTGELLSLSDRQEVDPVKQERLERLERQTRTMDPAQYSEFCESRQLSFAKKASKFRDWLDCSSLELKPNSVSMEMLSYLAFETVAQIVDLSLLVKQEMTPKTNPISHVISSSYIQYNTHPEVKKDPDSPEATPPSTPGSSSHSSKPLPQGNGSLDGRARQRKRKKSCPAAVEPPSGAIQPCHVREAIRRYSYRHTSPYWRSGMAFLAC, encoded by the exons GTTTGCTCTAGGCGATGCTCGCAGGCCTCTGCAGGAGACGGCCGCTCTGGTGGAGGACATCGTGCACACACAGCTCATTACTATG CTGCACCAGGCCTGTGAGGGAGCGTGTCTCCGGGGGTCGAGGGTCATTTCAGCCGAGGACATTCTGTTCCTGACGAGGAGGGacaag AGGAAGGTTTGGCGCTTATTAAAATATCTGCAGTTCAGAGATTATAAATCCAAGCTGCTCAAATCTCTGGAGGACGAGGAGCCGCAGCAGGAAGcag GCGGTGCTGGTGGTACTGGTGGTGGGGGTGGCCCTAACCAGCGGAGGCAGCGATTGGCTCAGGACTTCCTGATGTGGATGGATCAGACCGGAGAGCTCCTCTCATTGTCCGATCGGCAGGAAGTAGATCCCGTCAAACAGGAGCGCTTGGAG CGCTTGGAGCGTCAGACTCGCACGATGGACCCGGCTCAGTACTCTGAGTTCTGCGAGAGCCGACAGCTCAGCTTTG CTAAGAAGGCGTCCAAGTTTCGGGACTGGCTGGACTGCAGCAGCCTGGAGCTGAAACCCAACAGCGTCTCCATGGAGATGCTGTCCTACCTGGCCTTCGAGACGGTGGCACAG ATCGTGGATTTGTCTCTGCTGGTGAAGCAAGAAATGACCCCCAAAACAAATCCCATCAGTCACGTGATCTCATCCAGCTACATCCAGTACAACACACACCccgag gTGAAGAAGGATCCAGACTCACCCGAGGCCACGCCCCCTTCCACTCCAGgctcctcctcccactcctctAAGCCCCTCCCCCAGGGTAACGGCAGCCTGGACGGCCGGGCCAGGCAGAGGAAACgcaaaaag agTTGTCCGGCTGCTGTGGAGCCTCCGAGTGGAGCCATCCAGCCCTGTCACGTCAGAGAGGCTATCAGGAGATACAGCTACAGACACACA AGTCCGTACTGGAGGAGTGGGATGGCCTTCCTCGCCTGCTGA
- the cdc5l gene encoding cell division cycle 5-like protein, whose protein sequence is MPRIMIKGGVWRNTEDEILKAAVMKYGKNQWSRIASLLHRKSAKQCKARWYEWLDPSIKKTEWSREEEEKLLHLAKLMPTQWRTIAPIIGRTAAQCLEHYEYLLDKAAQRDNEEEVGDDPRKLKPGEIDPNPETKPARPDPVDMDEDELEMLSEARARLANTQGKKAKRKAREKQLEEARRLAALQKRRELRAAGIDVQKKRKKKRGVDYNAEIPFEKKPASGFYDTSMEQYNAQEPNFKRLRQQHLDGELRNEQEEKDRKKDKQKIKKKKESDLPSAILQTSGVAEFTKKRSKLVLPTPQISDAELEEVVKLGVASEVARQAVEESESGNSASSALLSEYSVTNAMSTGQRTPRTPAAQDRILQEAQNLMALTNIDTPLKGGLNTPLHESDFSGVTPQRQQTQTPNTVLTTPFRTPGQGQGADGMTPQSAGVMTPRGAVTPGLTPSRTPLRDKLNINSEEQLADPAFSKHLQRESLQQLRQGLMSLPVPKNDFEIVLPENAEKDLEETEAETGFTEDSSDVEARKQAIRDAEREKELKLRHTAVQRNLPRPTEVNESVLRPTSMETLQDLQLAEELIKQEMITMLHFDCLHHPAPSAGSQPPRGKTRGPASTSNNASHIGHLETHQYKPVPTEDMEQAKAILAAEMEVVKGGMGHGDLSMEAYSQVWEECYGQVLYLPAQNRYTRANLASKKDRIESLEKKLEVNRGHMTAEARRAAKLEKKLKILLGGFQSRALGLLKQHNEIWEQVEQSATELKTFDQLKKQEDTAIPRRKEALREDVERQMERERELQHRYGELMMEREELLNTDQKY, encoded by the exons ATGCCGAGAATCATGATCAAAGGAGGCGTGTGGCGCAACACGGAG GATGAGATCCTCAAGGCGGCGGTGATGAAGTATGGGAAAAACCAGTGGTCTCGAATCGCCTCCCTGCTGCACCGCAAGTCTGCCAAACAGTGTAAAGCTCGATG GTACGAGTGGTTGGATCCCAGCATCAAGAAGACAGAATGGTCccgagaagaggaggagaagctgctgcaTCTGGCCAAGCTGATGCCCACTCAGTGGAGGACCATCGCTCCCATCATAGGACGCACTGCGGCCCAGTGCCTGGAGCACTACGAATACCTGCT agacaAGGCAGCGCAACGAGACAATGAGGAGGAAGTGGGAGACGACCCCAGGAAGTTAAAACCAGGAGAGATTGATCCTAACCCTGAAACTAAGCCTGCCAGACCTGACCCTGTGGACATGGACGAAG ACGAGCTGGAGATGCTGTCGGAGGCCAGAGCTCGACTGGCCAACACTCAGGGCAAGAAAGCCAAGAGGAAGGCCAGAGAGAAACAGCTGGAGGAGGCCAG GCGTTTGGCTGCTCTGCAGAAACGCAGAGAGCTGAGGGCGGCGGGGATCGACGttcagaagaagaggaagaagaagagaggagtgGACTACAATGCTGAAATCCCCTTTGAGAAGAAGCCTGCGTCG GGTTTCTATGACACCAGCATGGAGCAGTACAACGCTCAGGAGCCCAACTTCAAACGCCTCCGACAGCAGCACCTGGACGGAGAGCTGCGCAA tgagcaggaggagaaagataggaagaaagacaaacagaagatcaagaagaagaaggagagcgACCTCCCGTCTGCCATCCTGCAGACCAGCGGCGTGGCCGAGTTCACCAAGAAGCGCTCCAAGCTGGTCCTCCCTACGCCTCAG ATCAGTGATGCTGAGCTGGAGGAAGTGGTGAAGCTGGGCGTGGCCAGCGAGGTCGCCCGCCAGGCGGTGGAGGAGAGCGAGAGCGGGAACTCGGCCTCCTCTGCCCTCCTATCAGAGTACAGCGTCACCAACGCCATGTCCACAGGGCAGAGAACCCCCCGCACCCCCGCCGCACAGGACAGGAttctgcag GAAGCCCAGAACCTGATGGCTCTGACAAACATCGACACCCCCCTGAAGGGAGGCCTGAACACCCCGCTGCACGAGAGCGACTTCAGCGGAGTGACCCCCCAGAGGCAGCAAACTCAGACCCCCAACACCGTCCTCACCACACCCTTCAG GACCCCCGGTCAGGGTCAGGGTGCGGACGGGATGACCCCTCAGTCTGCAGGAGTGATGACCCCGCGGGGGGCTGTGACCCCCGGTTTGACCCCCAGCCGAACTCCTCTGAGAGACAAGCTGAACATCAACAGTGAGGAGCAGCTGGCCGACCCCGCCTTCTCCAAACACCTg caAAGGGAGAGCCTGCAGCAGCTGAGGCAGGGtctgatgtcacttcctgttcccaaAAACGACTTTGAGATCGTTCTTCCGGAAAATGCGGAGAAGGATCTGGAGGAGACGGAGGCGGAGACGGGATTCACCGAGGACTCCTCAGATGTGGAGGCTCGCAAACAG gctattCGTgacgcagagagagagaaggagctgaAGCTGAGACACACTGCTGTTCAGAGGAACCTCCCCAGACCCACcgag GTGAACGAGTCGGTCCTCCGCCCCACCTCCATGGAGACGCTGCAGGACCTCCAGCTGGCGGAGGAGCTgatcaaacaggaaatgatcaCCATGCTGCACTTCGACTGTCTGCATCACCCGGCACCCAGCGCCGGCAGCCAACCGCCGCGCGGGAAAACCCGAGGTCCCGCCTCCACGTCCAACAACGCCTCGCACATCGGACACCTGGAGACACACCAGTACAAACCCGTCCCCACGGAGGACATGGAGCAG GCGAAGGCCATCCTGGCAGCAGAGATGGAGGTGGTGAAGGGGGGGATGGGTCACGGAGATCTGAGCATGGAGGCCTACAGCCAGGTGTGGGAGGAGTGCTACGGACAG GTGTTGTATCTCCCCGCTCAGAACAGGTACACCCGAGCCAACCTGGCGTCAAAGAAAGATCGGATTGAAAGCCTGGAGAAGAAGCTGGAG GTGAATCGAGGTCACATGACAGCTGAGGCTCGGCGAGCGGCTAAACTGGAGAAGAAGCTGAAGATCCTGCTGGGGGGTTTCCAGTCCCGAGCGCTGGGGCTCTTGAAGCAGCACAATGAAATCTGGGAACAG GTGGAGCAGTCTGCCACGGAGCTGAAGACCTTCGATCAGCTGAAGAAACAAGAGGACACAGCAATCCCCAGAAGAAAAGAG GCTCTGCGGGAAGACGTGGAGCGGCAGATGGAGCGAGAGAGGGAACTGCAGCACAGATATGGAGAGCTGAtgatggagagggaggagctCCTCAACACTGATCAgaaatactga